The Miscanthus floridulus cultivar M001 unplaced genomic scaffold, ASM1932011v1 os_1247_1_2, whole genome shotgun sequence genome contains a region encoding:
- the LOC136533832 gene encoding uncharacterized protein, producing MCMDRAAVPVKRVWLGIAARLGLRRKTGLRKLRKEVRTCEYHDVQVMWQMLRATDGPVPLAEKEAAAAAAGARKRRNAWRRFIYYCCAF from the exons ATGTGCATGGACCGAGCTGCCGTGCCGGTGAAGAGGGTCTGGCTCGGCATCGCCGCGCGCCTCGGCCTCCGGCGAAAGACCG GGCTGAGGAAACTGAGGAAGGAGGTGCGGACGTGCGAGTACCACGACGTGCAAGTCATGTGGCAGATGCTGAGGGCGACGGACGGGCCGGTCCCGCTGGCGGAGAAGgaggccgccgcggccgccgccggcgccagGAAGAGGAGGAACGCGTGGCGGCGGTTCATCTACTACTGCTGCGCGTTCTGA